GGGCTCAGCTTTCTGTGGGATGAGCACAACGGTGAGCAGATCGCCCTGGCACTCGAAGAGGCGCTCTCCGGCATTGAACGCGAAGACACCCGCGCTCTGCTTTGCGCCCCGCAGCACCTGCCCAGCCCCGATGACCTGGCCCGGGTGGAGCCCCTGGCGCGCATTGTCACCCGCGTGCGCAGCGGCTGGCTCATCAACCTGCTGGAGGAGCGCCGCCTCACGTCGCACTTCCAGCCCATCGTACATGCCCACGTGCCCGATCGTATCTATGGGCACGAGGCGCTCCTGCGTGGCGTGGCCCCCGATGGCAGCTTCGTCTCACCGGGGCAGTTGTTCGACACCGCGCGCGGCGCGGGACTGCTCTTCCAGCTCGACCTCGCCGCACGACGCTCGGCCATAGCCGCCTCGGTGCAGCATGCGCTGCAGGGCGCACTGTTCGTGAACTTCGCACCCACCGCCATCTACGATCCCCAGGCCTGCCTCCGCAGCACGGTGGCCGCCATCGACAAGGCGGGCATGTCACGCGATCAGGTGGTGTTCGAACTGGTGGAGACGGAACGTGCGCACGATGCCTCGCACCTCCGACGCATTCTCGACTACTATCGTGGCGCCGGCTTCCGCATTGCGCTGGACGACGTGGGCGCTGGGTACTCTTCGCTCAACCTCATCCATCTCTTGCGCCCCGACATCCTCAAGCTCGACATGGAGCTCATCCGGGATGTCGACAAGGATCCGTACAAGGCGCGCATTGCAGCCAACCTGCTGAACGTCGCCACTTCGCTGGGCATTGATGCGCTGGCTGAAGGCATCGAGACGCAGGGCGAACTGGATTGGGTGCGCGAACACGGCGCGAAGTTCGTGCAGGGCTA
This portion of the Gemmatimonas sp. UBA7669 genome encodes:
- a CDS encoding EAL domain-containing protein, yielding MPSVPLPTAAVSAPADNACRRCEQLPPIPVEAQTLHCWFPTGHVGGKARAVFRDFGVSADKTVGGGLSFLWDEHNGEQIALALEEALSGIEREDTRALLCAPQHLPSPDDLARVEPLARIVTRVRSGWLINLLEERRLTSHFQPIVHAHVPDRIYGHEALLRGVAPDGSFVSPGQLFDTARGAGLLFQLDLAARRSAIAASVQHALQGALFVNFAPTAIYDPQACLRSTVAAIDKAGMSRDQVVFELVETERAHDASHLRRILDYYRGAGFRIALDDVGAGYSSLNLIHLLRPDILKLDMELIRDVDKDPYKARIAANLLNVATSLGIDALAEGIETQGELDWVREHGAKFVQGYLIAKPAAAPRHADALRRSA